The stretch of DNA TTGAATACATCGAAGTGTTTTACAATCGTAAACGGCTACACAGTTCGATAGGCTATGTCAGCCCCGAAGCGTTCGAGGCGGGCCTGAATTGATACTTCGGCGCGCCCACCATTCGTGGGGAAGCCCAGTTCTGTTCGTCCTCGTCCTCGTCCTCGTCGTCGGTTGTTGCTTTCCAAAGCTCAGGGACGGGGAGTGCGGGATTAAGGGGATTGAGAGGATTAAGAGGATAAAACAGGGATGGGGATGGGGGAGAGGGTTCTGTTCGTCCTCGTCCTCGTCCTCGTCGTCGGTTGTTGCTTTCCAGAGCCTGGCGGCCTTTACATGCTGTTGTTCTGAACCCAGCCGATGGCGTACTTGAGCAGGTCTGACGAACTGGCCAGGCGCAGCTTGCCCTTGATGTGCTCGCGGTGCGAATCGACGGTCTTGGAACTGATGTGAAGCCGCCGCGCAATGTCGCGCGTGGGCAATCCGCCGCCGATCATCTCGAATATTTCCAGCTCGCGGTCGGTCAGCGCGTCGAGCGAGCCGGCGCTGGCCGCGCGACCCTGCACGAACTTGCGGACCACCGATGCGGATATCTTATCGCTGACATAAAGCTCGCCCGCCACCACCTGCCGGATCGCCGCGATGACCTTCTGCGGCGCTTGTTCCTTCGTCAGATAGCCGCGGGCGCCGGCCCGCAGAACGCGCTCGGCGAAAAACGCCTCGTCGCGCATCGACAGCACCAGCACCAGCAGGCTCGGGAAGCGCACGGCCACATCTTTGATCAGGTCGATCCCGCTGCTGTCCTTGAGCGAAAGGTCGACGACCGCCACGTCCGGTTCGGTCTGCTTGATCATGGCCAAGGCTTCGGCGGCGCTTGAGGCCTCGGCGCAGACCTCCATGTCGCTCTCTTTGCTGACCAGCATGGCGATTCCCTGGCGGACGATTGGATGATCGTCCACAAGGAGCAGACGCGTTTTCTTGTCTTGCGTTTCCGGCGGCTGTGACATAGACCGCAAAAGCTAACCGCACGACCACCGCCCGTCAAGATCGGATAAGGCCCGTAAATTCCGCACGGCCCTCTGCAGCACTGCAAAAGCAACAACCGACGACGAGGACGAGGACGACCACGAGGACGACAAGTACACTCTCCCCCAGCCCCGTCCTTGTTTTTGTCCTCTTAATCCTCTCAATCCCCTTAATCCCGCACTCCCCGTCCCGGTCTTTGAAAAGCAACAACCGATGACGAGGACGAGGACGACCACGAGGACGACAAGTACACTCTCCCCCAGCCCCGTCCTCGTTTTTAATCCTCTTAATCCTCTCAATCCCCTTAATCCCGCACTCCCCGTCCCGGGCTCAGAAAGAGACGCTTTACGAGCTTTCCCTAGCCCCTCTGGCAAAGCCCCCCCCGCACAATGCAGTGTGCGTCCCGATTGAAAGAAAATCATTTGCGGCCACAATGACTGTGCTTTCAACGTCGGAGTTTTCGTCCGGCGACGTCGGCGAGCCGCTGCCGAGTAGGCCGGCACAGCGGAAGTTTCCAGGAACCCAGCAGAGGTAACGAACACGCGAGTCAGGCCGGATGGACCGTATGAGTTCAAGGCCCTCCTCAAAGGAATGATCATGACCCCCTGCCCCTTTTACGAAAACCAGTGCAATGAGTTTTTCGACAATGTGGAGCAGCTCTCGTCGCGGCTGGCGACCCGCACGCGGAGCTTCTACTGCATGGACAAGTACCTCAGTTGCGCGCGGTACATGCTGCTGAGCACCGAGGCCGGCGCCGAAACGCCGGTCTCGATGGGTCCGTGGGACCTGCTGCGCGTCAGCACCATCGCCGCACGCGTTCAACATGATCTTGACACCGACTGACTATTGGAGACTGCTCATCGTGAATACCATGCTCTGCAGCGCGACCGCTCCCTCGGCCACACTCGATTTCGACGCCCCGTCCGCTTCCCTGCACCCGCGTCAGCCCAGCTTGCACGCCCTCGAGGCCGACCTGACGCTCTACGTCAACGATGAATCGTTCGAGGCCCCCGACGCCGAGGAGCGGTTCTGGGGCCCCGACGCCATGCGCGTGCGGATCAATCGCTACCGCCTGGCGCCCCCGGTCCAGGACGACGAGTGCGACCAGCCTCGGCGCGAGCCCACGACGACCCTGAGCGTCACCGAGGAGCGGTTCATGTTCCTGCGGTACAACTACGCCAAGTGCCGCCTGGCGCAGGCCCGCGACGCGCGTCAGCGGCGGGCGATGTACCTCTGGAACTCGCGGGCGCGATGGGCGCGGTCGCAGATCATCCACGCCAACCTGGCGCTGGTTCCGGTGATGGCCCAGCGGGCGATCAACCGCGGCGTCGACTTCGACGACCTGCTCTCGGAAGGGTACCTGGCCGTGATGCGCTGCGTCGAGAAGTTCGACGTCTCGCGCGGGTACAAGTTCTCGACCTACGCCTGCCGCTCGATCCTGGCCAGTTTCTCGCGCCTTCAGCGCAAGGCCCGCACCGTTCGCAAGTACATCATCTGCGAGTTCGACCCGGAGTTCGAGGGCAGCGACCACCCCCAGACCGTCCACGACCAGCAGCACACCGACGCCATCGAGACCGTGCGCGAGGTGCTGACGGGCAACTCGGCCAACCTCAACCCCGCCGAACTGCAGGTCATCCAGAAGCGCTTCCCCATGACCGGACCGGAAAAGGGCCAGACCCTCGCCCAGGTCGGCAGCATCCTGGGCCTCTCGCCCGAGTCGGTGAGGCAGATCGAGAAACGCTCCCTGGCAAAAATCCGTCTGGCGTTGGAGAAATTTTTTGCAGCCTGACGTGCCGAATGTGTAAATATAGAGGCTGTGGCACGAAGGAGCCTCCAATGAGAGCATCAGTAACCGACAACTGCACCGGCTGTGGCGTCTGCGCGGATATCTGCCCTGAAGTCTTTGAACTCGGCGACGACGGCCTGGCTACGGTTATCAGCGAACCGTCCGACGAAGACGTCGTGGCCACTTGCATCGAGGCGGCAGAAACCTGCCCCGCCGAAGCCATCCAGCTCGACGAGGAAGACGACTAAATGATCCCGTGGCACAGGCTTTTCAGCCTGTGACCTCACAGCCGGGACCTCACAGCCTGGAAAGGCTGTGCCACCGGGACCACGGGCGTCCCGCCTATGCTCTTGTCTGTGTGGCATGGGCGTCCCGCCCATGTTCTTGCTGTTTGCCCATGGCGACCCGCTTCGCGTGTCGCCATGCCACCCCCACAGTCAGGGACACGCACAACGGAGTTGTGCGTGGCACCCGTTTAGTCCACCGGGCGGTTGTCATAGCCGATCTGATTGTCCCGCAGGCCGGCCTTTCGGCAGGCGCGGACGGCCTGGGCGACCTGCTGCACCGTCGCCTGTCGATCGCCGCGGATGAGCACCCACACCTGCGGCTGGGCGTGCAGCTCCCCCGCCAGCCGCTCGGTCAGGCTCTCCAGGTTCATCGCCCGCCCGGCCACTTCGTAGATCGATTCGCCGCCGGAGCGGCCGCGGATCAGCACCACAAGCTCATGACGCACCGGCGCCGCCGGCAAAGGCTCGACCTCCACCGGGGCGAACTCCTGCCTCAGCGTGTCCAGCGCCAGTTCCACAACGAGCGGCCGCGCCCAATACAGAACCCACTGCGGCGGCGACGATGCGTTGGCCGCCAGAAACATGCACCCGATCGTCGCGGCCAAGCCGTACAGGCACGCCCCGACAGCCGCCACCGCCGCCGTGACCCGAGGCATGGCGATCACGCCCAGCACGAACGCCGCGGCGCACAGAGCCACCGCCGCCCCGGCCGCAATGGCGACCATCAACGCCCCGCCGCGCCAGGAGTCGCAACGCCAGATCCCCGCGGCCGCAATGACCGGCGGAATCGCCATGGCGGCGATCAGGACCGACATCGCCCAGAAGCCCACCAGTTTGTCGCGCCGCACCATGGGCCTATTGTCCCCCATGCCGAGTCCGGCGGCAACATCCGCCTATGGAGTGCGGCAGCCCTGGCTGCCGCTTTGGCTGTTTCTGAGACCGGCTTGCGCGAAAGGGCACTCCCCATCCCAACAACATCCAAAGCGGCAGCTGCTGCTGCCGCACTCCACAAGTCACTCTCGCAGAGCTTGCAAGATGTGCCTTTTTCTGCAACCATGGCAGCGATGACGTTTCGCTCTGTAATTCTGGGCCTGGTTCTGGGCATGCTGCTGGCGGCCTTATCGTACCTCAACGAATGGGGTCTGCACCTGGCGCCGCTGGCGCACAATCTGACCATGCCGGGCGTGCTGGGTCTGATGCTGCTGGGCCTGCTCGGGCTCAATCCGCTGTTGCACGTGCTGCGCCTGCGGTCCGTGCAGCGAGGGGAATGGGCCACGATCGTCTCGCTGATGATGGTCG from Planctomycetaceae bacterium encodes:
- a CDS encoding ferredoxin; protein product: MRASVTDNCTGCGVCADICPEVFELGDDGLATVISEPSDEDVVATCIEAAETCPAEAIQLDEEDD
- a CDS encoding sigma-70 family RNA polymerase sigma factor, which encodes MLCSATAPSATLDFDAPSASLHPRQPSLHALEADLTLYVNDESFEAPDAEERFWGPDAMRVRINRYRLAPPVQDDECDQPRREPTTTLSVTEERFMFLRYNYAKCRLAQARDARQRRAMYLWNSRARWARSQIIHANLALVPVMAQRAINRGVDFDDLLSEGYLAVMRCVEKFDVSRGYKFSTYACRSILASFSRLQRKARTVRKYIICEFDPEFEGSDHPQTVHDQQHTDAIETVREVLTGNSANLNPAELQVIQKRFPMTGPEKGQTLAQVGSILGLSPESVRQIEKRSLAKIRLALEKFFAA
- a CDS encoding biopolymer transporter ExbD yields the protein MVRRDKLVGFWAMSVLIAAMAIPPVIAAAGIWRCDSWRGGALMVAIAAGAAVALCAAAFVLGVIAMPRVTAAVAAVGACLYGLAATIGCMFLAANASSPPQWVLYWARPLVVELALDTLRQEFAPVEVEPLPAAPVRHELVVLIRGRSGGESIYEVAGRAMNLESLTERLAGELHAQPQVWVLIRGDRQATVQQVAQAVRACRKAGLRDNQIGYDNRPVD
- a CDS encoding IS3 family transposase — translated: EYIEVFYNRKRLHSSIGYVSPEAFEAGLN
- a CDS encoding response regulator transcription factor, with the protein product MSQPPETQDKKTRLLLVDDHPIVRQGIAMLVSKESDMEVCAEASSAAEALAMIKQTEPDVAVVDLSLKDSSGIDLIKDVAVRFPSLLVLVLSMRDEAFFAERVLRAGARGYLTKEQAPQKVIAAIRQVVAGELYVSDKISASVVRKFVQGRAASAGSLDALTDRELEIFEMIGGGLPTRDIARRLHISSKTVDSHREHIKGKLRLASSSDLLKYAIGWVQNNSM